In Vreelandella piezotolerans, one genomic interval encodes:
- a CDS encoding asparaginase — translation MPRVLILYTGGTIGMQPSPQGYVPSAGLAERLAAHLAVGDPYRLPVFEVVEIQPLIDSAELMPEAWNRLVAALESHWQVYDAFVILHGTDTMAYSASALSFMLGALNKPVIFTGSQIPLGEPRSDALNNVVSALQLAAHPATPCEVSLVFHDRLLRGNRARKVRTQGLDAFDSPNFPWLAEIGIDITFPQPSALLSGEPNFAPLQLDDEAVAVLPLHPGMSLRRAKELLEDTTLKGVVISSYGVGNPPSFEGELLNAMKAANERGVALLNVTQCAQGNVVQGAYATGAALNRAGVIAGGDITLEAAVVKLTVLLGRGLSGPALRMALSASIRGEATAR, via the coding sequence ATGCCCCGCGTCCTCATCCTCTATACGGGCGGCACCATCGGTATGCAACCCTCGCCCCAAGGGTATGTGCCCAGCGCGGGGCTGGCCGAGCGCTTGGCGGCGCACTTGGCCGTAGGTGATCCTTATCGGCTGCCTGTCTTCGAGGTGGTTGAAATACAGCCACTTATCGACAGCGCTGAGCTGATGCCCGAGGCGTGGAATCGTCTCGTGGCGGCGCTAGAGAGTCACTGGCAGGTTTACGATGCCTTCGTGATTCTGCACGGCACCGATACCATGGCCTACAGCGCGTCGGCGCTGTCGTTCATGCTCGGGGCCTTGAACAAGCCGGTGATCTTCACCGGCTCTCAAATTCCGCTGGGTGAGCCAAGAAGTGACGCGCTGAACAACGTGGTCAGCGCGCTACAGCTGGCGGCTCATCCGGCCACACCCTGCGAAGTGAGCCTGGTCTTCCATGACCGGCTGCTGCGCGGTAACCGCGCCCGCAAGGTGCGTACTCAAGGCCTGGATGCTTTCGACTCACCCAACTTCCCTTGGCTGGCCGAGATCGGCATTGACATCACCTTTCCCCAGCCCTCGGCGCTGCTCAGCGGGGAGCCCAACTTTGCTCCCCTTCAGCTAGACGATGAAGCGGTGGCGGTACTGCCGCTGCATCCAGGAATGTCGCTACGGCGCGCTAAAGAACTGCTGGAAGATACCACGCTCAAAGGAGTGGTGATCTCAAGCTACGGTGTGGGCAATCCGCCAAGCTTTGAGGGTGAACTGCTAAACGCCATGAAAGCCGCTAACGAACGGGGTGTGGCGCTGCTCAACGTGACTCAGTGTGCCCAAGGGAACGTCGTGCAAGGCGCCTACGCCACGGGGGCGGCGCTCAATCGAGCGGGCGTGATCGCCGGTGGGGATATCACGCTGGAAGCTGCGGTCGTTAAGCTCACCGTACTGCTAGGCCGTGGGCTTTCGGGGCCCGCACTGCGTATGGCGCTGAGTGCGTCCATTCGCGGCGAAGCAACGGCCCGTTAA
- a CDS encoding alanine/glycine:cation symporter family protein → MLDMLNDLLWGKVLLVLLVGVGIGFTVASRFVQFRYFGEMFRILGTGQAFKRNQHGHLSSFQALVLSVAGRVGGGNIAGVAVAITLGGPGAIFWMWLVGLMGMATSFLECTLAQTYKEAEGDGTYRGGPAYYIVKGLGKQWRWLAAFYSVLLLITFGFAFTALQSYAVATSFGDAFGVPVLYSGIALAMLVGLIIFGGIKRIARISEFLVPFMAVGYIAVALLVIALNIAEIPGVIALIVKSAFGLEPLVGGGIGAAIMMGLKRGLFSNEAGLGSAPNVAAVAYVPHPANQGIVQAFSVFIDTVIICSATAFLILLSGVYDPAAGAGVEGIALTQAALADHVGEWGRTFVSLALLLFAFSTILYNYYLGENSLNFFSRDNQNLFNAFRVAIVLLVCWGATTDLGTVFGFADVTMGLLAVVNLVALILLFKCGLRIMKDFDSQRRQGIEQPIFDANQHPDLDLDPKAWELEPQEAEALKQRLENALAK, encoded by the coding sequence ATGCTCGATATGCTCAATGACCTCCTCTGGGGGAAGGTATTACTTGTTTTACTGGTGGGAGTGGGGATCGGTTTTACCGTTGCCTCCCGCTTCGTACAGTTTCGCTATTTTGGTGAAATGTTCCGCATCCTGGGCACAGGACAAGCCTTCAAGCGTAACCAGCACGGCCACTTGAGCTCGTTCCAGGCGCTGGTGCTGTCGGTGGCGGGTCGTGTAGGCGGTGGTAACATTGCCGGTGTGGCCGTGGCGATTACGCTGGGCGGTCCTGGGGCCATTTTCTGGATGTGGCTCGTCGGCCTGATGGGCATGGCCACCAGCTTCCTGGAGTGTACGCTGGCGCAAACCTATAAAGAGGCCGAGGGCGACGGCACCTACCGTGGCGGCCCGGCGTACTACATCGTCAAAGGCCTGGGCAAGCAGTGGCGTTGGCTGGCGGCGTTCTACTCGGTTCTGCTGCTGATTACCTTCGGTTTTGCCTTTACAGCCCTACAGTCCTATGCGGTTGCCACGTCCTTTGGCGATGCCTTTGGCGTGCCGGTGCTGTACAGCGGTATCGCGCTGGCCATGCTGGTGGGGCTGATCATCTTTGGCGGTATCAAGCGGATTGCCCGAATTTCCGAATTTTTGGTGCCGTTCATGGCCGTGGGGTACATCGCCGTGGCGCTGCTGGTCATTGCGTTGAACATCGCTGAGATTCCTGGCGTGATCGCGCTGATCGTGAAGAGCGCCTTTGGTTTGGAGCCGCTGGTGGGCGGCGGTATTGGCGCGGCCATCATGATGGGCTTGAAGCGCGGCCTGTTCTCCAACGAAGCGGGTTTGGGCAGTGCGCCCAACGTGGCCGCCGTTGCCTACGTGCCGCACCCGGCCAACCAAGGGATCGTTCAGGCGTTCTCGGTGTTTATCGACACGGTCATCATCTGTTCGGCCACGGCGTTTCTGATTCTGCTTAGTGGCGTGTATGACCCGGCTGCCGGTGCGGGTGTCGAAGGTATTGCGTTGACCCAAGCTGCTCTGGCAGACCATGTGGGTGAGTGGGGCCGCACCTTCGTGAGCCTGGCGCTGCTGCTGTTTGCCTTCAGCACCATTTTGTACAACTACTACCTGGGCGAAAACAGCCTGAACTTCTTCAGCCGTGATAACCAGAATCTGTTCAACGCCTTCCGCGTGGCCATCGTGCTGCTGGTGTGCTGGGGCGCGACGACTGACCTAGGCACCGTGTTCGGTTTTGCCGACGTCACCATGGGCCTCTTAGCGGTCGTGAACCTCGTGGCGCTCATTCTGCTGTTCAAATGCGGTCTGCGCATTATGAAGGATTTTGACAGCCAGCGCCGTCAGGGCATCGAACAGCCGATTTTCGACGCCAACCAGCACCCGGATCTCGACCTCGACCCCAAAGCGTGGGAGCTGGAGCCCCAAGAGGCCGAAGCGCTAAAACAGCGCCTAGAAAATGCGCTAGCGAAGTAA